One segment of Sylvia atricapilla isolate bSylAtr1 chromosome 8, bSylAtr1.pri, whole genome shotgun sequence DNA contains the following:
- the CHST3 gene encoding carbohydrate sulfotransferase 3 isoform X2: MEIRCALPQDIWELLHCLKIRSKYAVLLVFVISLVIIEKENNFISRVSDKLKQSPQALAEANSTEVSAAPAKNGSLASLQELDAAFSQLRSHLYNITLQLAGDRDTGPRRHVLLMATTRTGSSFVGEFFNQQSSIFYLFEPLWHVEKSVTFLPGGASAVGSALVYRDVLKQLLLCDLYILENFISPVPEGHLTPFLFRRGSSHSLCEEPVCTPSTKKVFEKYYCKNRRCGPLNITLAAEACRRKQHVALKTVRIRQLEFLQPLVEDPRLDLRIIQLVRDPRAVLASRMVAFSGKYETWKKWASEGEAPLHEEEVQRLRGNCESIRVSAELGLRQPGWLRGRYMLVRYEDVARAPLRKAQEMFRFAGLPLTPQVEEWIGKNTQAPHDGNDVYSTCKNSSEQFDKWRFSMPFKLAQVVQDACAPAMQLFGYKLASSPTALANRSFSLLEEAQPSWVT, encoded by the exons ATGGAGATCCGATGCGCTTTACCCCAGGATatctgggagctgctgcactgcttGAAGATAAGGAGCAAGTACGCCGTCCTGCTGGTCTTTGTCATCAGCCTTGTCATCATTGAGAAAGAGAACAACTTCATCTCCAG GGTGTCAGACAAGCTGAAGCAGTCCCCGCAGGCACTGGCAGAAGCCAACAGCACGGAGGTCAGCGCGGCACCGGCCAAGAACGGCTCGCTGGcctcactgcaggagctggacgctgccttctcccagctgaggtccCACCTGTACAACAtcaccctgcagctggcaggtgacagggacaccgGGCCACGGCGGCACGTCCTGCTGATGGCCACCACCCGCACTGGCTCCTCTTTTGTTGGGGAGTTCTTCaaccagcagagcagcatctTCTACCTCTTTGAGCCACTCTGGCATGTCGAGAAGTCAGTGACCTTCCTGCCGGGGGGGGCCAGCGCAGTGGGCTCAGCCTTGGTTTACCGAGATGTCCTcaagcagctcctcctctgcgACCTCTACATCTTAGAGAACTTCATCTCACCAGTGCCTGAGGGCCACCTGACGCCCTTCTTGTTTCGGCGGGGCTCCAGCCACTCGCTGTGCGAGGAGCCCGTCTGCACACCCAGCACCAAGAAGGTCTTTGAGAAATACTACTGCAAGAACCGCCGCTGCGGCCCCCTCAACATCACGCTGGCGGCTGAGGCGTGCCGGCGCAAGCAGCACGTGGCCCTGAAGACAGTGCGCATCCGGCAGCTGGAGTTCCTGCAGCCGCTAGTGGAGGACCCTCGGCTGGACCTGCGCATCATCCAGCTGGTGCGGGACCCCCGCGCCGTCCTGGCCTCACGTATGGTGGCCTTCTCCGGCAAGTATGAGACCTGGAAGAAGTGGGCGTCCGAAGGGGAGGCTCCCCTGCACGAGGAGGAGGTGCAGCGGCTGCGGGGCAACTGCGAGAGCATCCGTGTGTcggcagagctggggctgcggcagccaggctggctgcGGGGCCGCTACATGCTGGTGCGCTACGAGGACGTGGCGCGGGCACCGCTGCGGAAGGCGCAGGAGATGTTTCGCTTCGCAGGGCTGCCCCTCACCCCGCAGGTGGAGGAGTGGATCGGCAAAAACACGCAGGCTCCCCACGATGGCAATGACGTCTACTCTACGTGCAAGAACTCATCGGAGCAGTTCGACAAGTGGCGGTTCAGCATGCCCTTCAAGCTGGCACAGGTGGTGCAGGATGCCTGTGCCCCAGCCATGCAGCTCTTCGGCTACAAGCTGGCCAGCAGCCCCACGGCGCTGGCCAACCGCTCCTTCAGCCTGCTGGAGGAGGCACAGCCCTCCTGGGTCACGTAG
- the CHST3 gene encoding carbohydrate sulfotransferase 3 isoform X1, whose translation MKMLSLPLPTGRAGKALAQDTFPACRRDPCVLPMEIRCALPQDIWELLHCLKIRSKYAVLLVFVISLVIIEKENNFISRVSDKLKQSPQALAEANSTEVSAAPAKNGSLASLQELDAAFSQLRSHLYNITLQLAGDRDTGPRRHVLLMATTRTGSSFVGEFFNQQSSIFYLFEPLWHVEKSVTFLPGGASAVGSALVYRDVLKQLLLCDLYILENFISPVPEGHLTPFLFRRGSSHSLCEEPVCTPSTKKVFEKYYCKNRRCGPLNITLAAEACRRKQHVALKTVRIRQLEFLQPLVEDPRLDLRIIQLVRDPRAVLASRMVAFSGKYETWKKWASEGEAPLHEEEVQRLRGNCESIRVSAELGLRQPGWLRGRYMLVRYEDVARAPLRKAQEMFRFAGLPLTPQVEEWIGKNTQAPHDGNDVYSTCKNSSEQFDKWRFSMPFKLAQVVQDACAPAMQLFGYKLASSPTALANRSFSLLEEAQPSWVT comes from the exons ATGAAAATGCTGAgccttcctctccccacaggcagggctggcaagGCCCTAGCCCAAGACACCTTCCCAGCGTGCAGGAGGGACCCGTGTGTGCTCCCCATGGAGATCCGATGCGCTTTACCCCAGGATatctgggagctgctgcactgcttGAAGATAAGGAGCAAGTACGCCGTCCTGCTGGTCTTTGTCATCAGCCTTGTCATCATTGAGAAAGAGAACAACTTCATCTCCAG GGTGTCAGACAAGCTGAAGCAGTCCCCGCAGGCACTGGCAGAAGCCAACAGCACGGAGGTCAGCGCGGCACCGGCCAAGAACGGCTCGCTGGcctcactgcaggagctggacgctgccttctcccagctgaggtccCACCTGTACAACAtcaccctgcagctggcaggtgacagggacaccgGGCCACGGCGGCACGTCCTGCTGATGGCCACCACCCGCACTGGCTCCTCTTTTGTTGGGGAGTTCTTCaaccagcagagcagcatctTCTACCTCTTTGAGCCACTCTGGCATGTCGAGAAGTCAGTGACCTTCCTGCCGGGGGGGGCCAGCGCAGTGGGCTCAGCCTTGGTTTACCGAGATGTCCTcaagcagctcctcctctgcgACCTCTACATCTTAGAGAACTTCATCTCACCAGTGCCTGAGGGCCACCTGACGCCCTTCTTGTTTCGGCGGGGCTCCAGCCACTCGCTGTGCGAGGAGCCCGTCTGCACACCCAGCACCAAGAAGGTCTTTGAGAAATACTACTGCAAGAACCGCCGCTGCGGCCCCCTCAACATCACGCTGGCGGCTGAGGCGTGCCGGCGCAAGCAGCACGTGGCCCTGAAGACAGTGCGCATCCGGCAGCTGGAGTTCCTGCAGCCGCTAGTGGAGGACCCTCGGCTGGACCTGCGCATCATCCAGCTGGTGCGGGACCCCCGCGCCGTCCTGGCCTCACGTATGGTGGCCTTCTCCGGCAAGTATGAGACCTGGAAGAAGTGGGCGTCCGAAGGGGAGGCTCCCCTGCACGAGGAGGAGGTGCAGCGGCTGCGGGGCAACTGCGAGAGCATCCGTGTGTcggcagagctggggctgcggcagccaggctggctgcGGGGCCGCTACATGCTGGTGCGCTACGAGGACGTGGCGCGGGCACCGCTGCGGAAGGCGCAGGAGATGTTTCGCTTCGCAGGGCTGCCCCTCACCCCGCAGGTGGAGGAGTGGATCGGCAAAAACACGCAGGCTCCCCACGATGGCAATGACGTCTACTCTACGTGCAAGAACTCATCGGAGCAGTTCGACAAGTGGCGGTTCAGCATGCCCTTCAAGCTGGCACAGGTGGTGCAGGATGCCTGTGCCCCAGCCATGCAGCTCTTCGGCTACAAGCTGGCCAGCAGCCCCACGGCGCTGGCCAACCGCTCCTTCAGCCTGCTGGAGGAGGCACAGCCCTCCTGGGTCACGTAG